A single window of Candidatus Microthrix subdominans DNA harbors:
- a CDS encoding SDR family NAD(P)-dependent oxidoreductase — translation MSGRFSGRRAIVTGASRGIGAGVAERLAAEGAAMALVARTVEGHDRLVGSLQETADRLAVYGVPVALVPVDLSDPEARSRVVDTAAERLGGPIDILVNNAAAAMYGDVADMPLKRRRLLFELNVHAPLDLAQAAIPAMRAAGEGWMVNVSSATSRPWAGPPFVLGSQGAATTAYGASKAALNRMTNGLGAELDGTGIRANTIEPRAAVLTEGADALVGGTLRADQVETLEQMVEAVVALCDCPADVTGASLVSGDLLDEWGIEVRRLDGSALDESATN, via the coding sequence ATGAGCGGCCGGTTTTCGGGGCGTCGAGCGATTGTGACCGGAGCCAGCCGGGGCATCGGCGCCGGGGTGGCCGAGCGGTTGGCGGCGGAGGGTGCAGCGATGGCTTTGGTCGCCCGCACTGTGGAGGGCCACGATCGCCTCGTCGGCAGCCTGCAGGAGACAGCCGACCGTCTGGCCGTCTACGGCGTGCCGGTGGCGCTGGTGCCGGTCGACCTGTCCGATCCTGAGGCGCGGTCCCGGGTGGTCGACACAGCGGCCGAACGGCTGGGCGGCCCGATCGACATCCTGGTCAACAATGCAGCCGCGGCGATGTACGGCGACGTCGCCGACATGCCGCTGAAGCGACGTCGGTTGCTTTTCGAGCTCAACGTGCACGCCCCGCTCGACCTGGCCCAGGCGGCCATCCCGGCGATGCGGGCGGCGGGGGAGGGGTGGATGGTCAACGTGTCGAGCGCAACCTCCAGGCCGTGGGCCGGACCGCCGTTCGTGCTCGGGTCGCAGGGCGCGGCCACCACCGCTTACGGCGCGTCAAAGGCAGCGCTCAACCGCATGACCAACGGCCTCGGTGCCGAACTGGACGGCACCGGCATTCGAGCAAACACGATCGAACCCCGGGCGGCGGTGTTGACCGAGGGCGCCGACGCCCTGGTCGGTGGCACGCTTCGGGCCGACCAGGTGGAGACCCTGGAGCAGATGGTGGAGGCGGTCGTGGCACTCTGTGACTGCCCGGCCGATGTCACCGGGGCGTCGTTGGTCAGCGGCGACCTGCTCGACGAATGGGGAATCGAGGTG